The Helianthus annuus cultivar XRQ/B chromosome 15, HanXRQr2.0-SUNRISE, whole genome shotgun sequence genomic sequence CCAAGCGGGTTTTAATTTGCAAACTACTGTTGCAGAGCTTGTAGACGCTAATGGCAACTGGCGGTGGCCTCAGGCATGGTACGACTTATTCCTAGTACTCATAAATGTCATGGCTCCTTCTCTTGTTCCTGATTCGGTTGACAGACTGGGATGGAGAGAGGTGGGAGGGAAAATTGTGCATTTTAGCTCTTGGGAAGCTTGGAATAATCTTCGGGTAAAGGATAACAAGGTGGCTTGGGTGAATATGGTGTGGTATGGCCAATGCATTCCAAGACATTCTTTTCATCTTTGGTTAGTTCTAAAGAATAAGCTGAAGACACAAGATAGATTGGCAGTTTGGGAAGCGGGGAGTGAAACAAATCTACGTCTTATGTGCTGTCCTCTTTGTAACTATGGACGAGACTCAAGAGATCATTTATTCTTTCAATGCTCTTATGCGGCCAAGATTTGGAGCATTGTCAAGGAAAAAGTTGATATGGTAAATGTAAACGATTCATGGAGCTCAATCATGGCATGGATAGAGCTGAATGCGAGTTCAAAGACTCTGGAACACATTGTGTGTAAGTTGGTGGTAGCGGCCTCTACATACTTTATATGGCAAGAACGGAATAATCGGCTGTTTTCCAACATTCACAGGAAGGAAGAGACGGTGGCACAGATTATTTTGGATATGGTGCGGCTTCGTATAATGAGTTTCAAGATCGGACGTCACGGGAATAATAGGAAGCTTTTGGAAACCTGGGGAGTAAGAGAAGACGAACCGGGCTAATTGCGAGTCTAGTTTGCTAGTGTTTGCAGTTAGTTAGTTTTGTTTTTCgggttgttttgtttgtttgggcCTCTTGTGAGTTGTTTGTTTTGTGTTGCCTAGGCTTGGCCTGTCAAGCCTAGTAGTGTGTGTCAAACTCTTGTCGCAACCTGTTCTTTGATtctttataaaattcaccggggtaaccctttacccaaaaaagaatgttcaaagaatgccttaaaaagaaaagataatttgaaaaatcaaaaatgggttgttaagggttcaagaaacagttctggtgatgaatctgattccataaaatcagagaaACCGCAGGTTGTtgtgaaagaagaaaagaaagttccgccagtggatgatgtgaattttccaccactgagagctaaaaatttgaaatctaaaatcagaaaagttgaaatttcaaaccaattcttTCCTAAAAAGAAAGATTTGGAtattgaaaaggcctttaaccatGCTGTAAagaatatttttggaaaaatgattgaagAGAAGGctaaaggggttaaggaattttatcaATTGAAAAGGAAAGATACAACCCCAAATGAGACTGAAAaagttacacccaaggctggtcaggcttgggtggatatattttttgttgaatagaaacctgacttgccgaagctcccaagttggtaatcgtggagcatgaatcg encodes the following:
- the LOC110914486 gene encoding uncharacterized protein LOC110914486, which gives rise to MSHIWSIITNQESLWVKWIHSYKIKGRNFWEIQSRGVLTWSWRKILSIRPLVRPYVWKLIGSGSQTNAWSDNWCSCSPIRNFITPRRIAQAGFNLQTTVAELVDANGNWRWPQAWYDLFLVLINVMAPSLVPDSVDRLGWREVGGKIVHFSSWEAWNNLRVKDNKVAWVNMVWYGQCIPRHSFHLWLVLKNKLKTQDRLAVWEAGSETNLRLMCCPLCNYGRDSRDHLFFQCSYAAKIWSIVKEKVDMVNVNDSWSSIMAWIELNASSKTLEHIVCKLVVAASTYFIWQERNNRLFSNIHRKEETVAQIILDMVRLRIMSFKIGRHGNNRKLLETWGVREDEPG